In Conger conger chromosome 9, fConCon1.1, whole genome shotgun sequence, the genomic stretch CCTGAACACTGCAACCAAACATGAAGTGAATCAGTCAGGGAGAGGATCTTTCTTTCTAAATTTGGGCCATTGTTCTCGACATGAACTTCTTTCTCCACCTTGGAAAAGACAATACAGGGAATTATAAAACTCTCTTGGACCTCAGAAACAACATCCTACTGTTGATGATCGCCGACTTAAAGAAACACTTGCAAGTCGTGCGTTATTTAGTCTGCCAAGATTTATTGAAATAGAATTTGAGAATACTCAAACAAAATCTGTGTATTTACAGTAATCATTAcattaaaatcaaatcaatttttaaatacaaaaaacatagaAAATATGGCAGAAAGATCAGATTTGATAACCATTGTCTGCttgaatgaaattgaatttggaCTCCACTGCCACCCATTATCGAATCCAACCTGGCACCTCAAAAACAATACCCAAGCTTCATATGTTGGGTGGAGACAACACAGCCAATTGACTGTCCTTTAACTGCTTTTCAAGGCCTGACTTCATTGGCTCAGTCTACCCAGACCCGAGTGTACAGTGCACTGGATAGACAGGGATCAGGGAGCCCTAGCCATAGCACCTACTGCACTACCAGGTAAATAGGCTCAATTCAACCAATGAATTAAGGTCTGAATACATAGGATTAACtaggtgtgtctgggtgggaaACCTTCCCTGTTTAGAAAAACTGCTTTCCCTTGCTTTCAAACGTCGAAGCTGAAAACAAACTGAAGGATATCTGATTATAGCCCTTCACGACTGATGTCGTGTAGCTTTTCACAACTCCAATGACGTCATATGCCGATCAGCTTCACCACCGATTTGCAACCACTTTAAACCAGTATTGTATCTTTGTCTTGCCCAAATTCCTGCACATCGTCATCAGTTACAGTATCTGAAATTAGTTTACTAAAGCAaaaaaactagaaaataagAAGCATCCGAAAGTAACACTGGAATAAATGCATTACACTGGGTTGAAGCATCCTGGCTAGACTGAGTGTCACTCCACAGCAGTGTTCTTCAATTGTTCATACTGCGGCACCATACCCCAGTGTTCAGGCCCCTTCTCTTTACCCTCAGCTCCTGCCGTACGCCGCATGCCGTAAGGGGGGGCTCAGCATTGTCAGTCTTGCTTGCTTCTCTCCTGCTCCTCGAACTTGTCTAAGTCAAAGGAGAAGGGCTTGTCGTAGCCCATGAGGTGGTTGTAGTCGTGGGGCAAAGCGAAGAGTTCGGGGTTGACCAGCATGGACCTCCTGTTGGCGTAGAAGGTGGTGAACATCTTGCTCACGCCCGGCACGGAGACCTGACTCTGGTGGAACACAGTCTTCTTCTCTGCCAGCAGGGCGTTGTAGGTGACGGCCGTGTAGGTGTCCATTTCGTGGTTGTGGTACAGGCGCACCACGTAGCCCTTGCTGAGCAGGTGGAGGAGCACTGGGGTTATGAAGGTGAAGAGGCCGATGGTGCCGCAGACGGCCACCTGCAGGGCCAGGCTCTGGACCCCAAAGCCCGTTTTGAGGAGCACTTGTGGCATCACACACATGCTGAATATACTGGTGGAGTAGGAGAATAATTTCACACCTGGAGAGAAATCAGTGAAACAGCACATTTCAGGATACATGTTCATGGGTGTTATATTTAGAGCCATCCACTTGCTACACACACATAGGGGTGGACAGAGTAGCACCAACCCCTTTTCCAGCATTATCTTAGCACTTTATTGTATTAGCACTAGGGACAATTTCAGCATTGTCACTGACTAAAAGTGCACTACATTGTCTGTAGTACTGCTAAGCTAATTAAGCTGTCTGAGTGTTTCCTTTTGCATATCACGTTGGACAACTACACGTGAAATCATTGCAATACAAGGGGCAACAAGAATAATAGCAACAATTGTTTCAGTCATCTCATATTTTCTTCCATTAAAAAGCAGTAAGTAAAATGAATCCATTGTTACCAACACTATAACAAGAGCAGCAAAAGGTACTGCAGGAACAGACAAAATAACCTCCTGAAAATACTACTACTGTCTGTTCAAATGAGAACgaagaaaaacacaataaacaaaaacttgATTGAGGCAGAAAATACCAAGAACAGCTTTAGCCAAGCTGCCCGAGTAAATCAGTGTCCCTTCCTCAGAGTTGCTGGAAGAAGATGAACAGAAGCAACGCAATGCCTTGTGTACTGGAGATGACTGGACCTGCTAAGAAAAAGAACAACTGACTGATACTGATACACCAGATGTTGCAAAAGCAATTACTCGTCTgcgaaaaaacacaaaatacagaaTACCTTATTTATTGAAACGTTATTAAAGAAGGGTCTTCGTGTGACTTGTAGCAGACTTCCCTGATACTTCAATAATACACATGCGTAAGAAGACTTGGTCCCACTAACAGGCGATGCATTCGTCCGATGAATTTTTGACACCGGACATATAACCTTACCGATATGGCGGGACTGAGTGAGAATCGGCCGAGATTTTAAAGTTGATTGTACGCCACGGGttatatataaacaaaacatattGCTGTGGTATGTAGCTAGCAATTAAGCGAGTTCGCTCGATAACGACGACCCAAAAACCTCGAGGACAGACTAGATTACACAGGAAGTTAAGTTTGAGTGGTACGTCAGTAGAATCCGATAGGTGGGAACAAATTCCCCTTATTTTAGGTTCTGGAGTTTCGTGATTTTACAAGGCCATTAAACAAAAATAGTTTGATACTGGGATGTGCTATCTAGCTGCAGGTTACTGGTGTGAAATATCATTAATTATGTTTTGTTCAGAAGGTAacatactttattttttattgtagcCTTTTACAACTGTGCACGAGGAACACAAACAGGCCAAAACAATTTTCCCCCACGGAAATAAAATGATGTGTGCTCTTTTTAGAAAGCTTCCTGTCGCTCGATCGCTTTTAGCAGAGCAAGTCCGCAGCCACCGGTCTTGGATTAAGTGGTAAGAAATAAAGCGACATAACGTTTTGAAAACATCTGCATACTACCtttttgcatgtttatttttattggtaTACATTCTGAGTGGATATGTTCAAATTACGATGTTCTTGAAAAGGCTATTTCGCCGTTTACCTAGCTGGCGAACAGTTTGCTGGCTAATGATTTCCACGAACAGGGGCCTGTCCAGCTGTCTTGTCCGGCTAGCTAGCTTACTGTTAGCTAACTAGTAGTAGGTTGTGTGGCATTGTTGTTTTAGAGACTGgttgatttgttttatttagccaattgcattacattcgtaGCTAATTAGCTAGACAGCTAACTTTATCTGGCAGCTACCAAACGTTAAGATTCGAGTTAATCACTGTTAATGTTCGCTATCGTTTTGACGACGGTGCCAGAAAAGTGCTTTGAGGAAGTGAAGTTTTCACACTTTTGAGATAATGTTGGGTAGGGTGTCTTGTTGGCTTGGATGAGTCAAACCGTTAGGAATTCGCCTGGAAACCCAGTGCAAGctacaaaataaaagtaaatgccTTCGACCTCGGAACATCCCCGAAACACAACAGTGCGTACGCTGAAGGACAAGTTGATTTTGCCATTATCTTGATAATTATCATTATCTTTTATCATTATCTAGGAAtcttgaatatgaatataaccCGCTTTTTCAATCCCATAAGACGAAATCGGTGGCTGGTAACCCTAAATTACCAGAGTGTAGGGTAAGCACGAAGACGTTATATTGCAAACTTATCATGCAAATGTAACATGACTCACTACCGGTGTTGGGGAGTTACGAGCCGCCTTAAGTGTTGTATTATAACATAACCAGTGGCCTTACCCATTGCACGATATAACAAAATCAGCGCTGCACCCATTGTACTATAACAAAACCAGTGTTTTAAACATTGTACTATATAACAAAACCAGTGCCTTGATCATTGTATTTTGACAAAACCAGTGATGTAGCCGTTATACTATATAACACCAGTGCCTTAGCCGTTGTAGTAACAAAACCAGTGTCTAAACCTGTTACATTGTCTTGGTTTGTTATTTGattaacatacattttaaaattagccAATGTAGTGGAAAGTGATGGGGCAATGGTAAAGCTGAAGAACTGCAAAATAGGTTTCTATGGTCCTcatcagtccagtccagtcatCATCTGACAACATCTGGCAACATCAAATTCCCCATCTCCACTGCTCTGTCACCACCTCCCTTCGACCTTCTGCCAGTGCTACCTCAGCCCTTCTCTGGCTTCTGGGAAGTGACCCATGGGGAGGTTGATCAAAAGATTAAATCTTCAACATGCCTCAACCCTCTCCCGACCATCTTAACACAGATCCTGTGTCTTTGCTCTCAATCCTCTGATCACACTGGTTGTCAACCGGTGCCTTCAGTCTGGCACTGTTCCCCCTGCACTCAAGACCGCCATTATTACCCTCCCATCTCAAGCAACCCACCCTGGATTCAGAGGTTCTGGCAAATTACAGGCCAATTTCCAACCTTCCCTTCCTTTCCAAGGTGCTGGAAAAGTGGTTGTTGCACAGCTCCAGGACAACAACCAAATTGAGAAATTTCAGTCTGGTTCCTGGCCAGCCCATAGCACTGAGACAGCACTATTAAGGGTAGCTAATGACTTGCTGATGACAGCACATGCAGGCTCTCTCCTTATCCTCTTGGACCTTAGCGCAGCGTTCAGTACCATCGACCACATCATCCTCATTGAATGCCTCCCAAGATCCCATCGGAATCTCGGGAACAGCCCTGAACTGGTTTTATTTGTGTCACCATGACAGGACGAAGTATGTCTGCCTTAAAGGGTCCGGCTCCTAGACTCACAATGTAACGTGgggtgtcccacaagggtcTGTCCTCGGACCCATCCTGTTAATTTTATACATGCTTCCCCTCTGCCGTGTCATCAGCCAGCATGGCATTTAATTCCActgctacgctgatgacacaTAGCTTTGCAGTAAAACTGCACCAAGTCCAATGGCTGCATGCGCACTGCTTAACACCTGAGGAGACAAGAGCCTGGATAAAGAGAAACTCAGACAAGCATCCAGAAGCTCCAGTATATTCCAAACGGCGCTGCCAGGATCGTGATGAGTGTGGAAACACCACTCTATCAGCCCCATGCATCTCTGCATTGGCTCCTGGTCACCTACATGTTTACGTTTTAAAACCCTTCTCTTGACATTCACATACATGTATGGGAatgctccccccaccccccacctcacgGAGCTGCTGACGAACCTAAACCCCACTCGCCCTGTCTTTGGAATGTACTCCCTGACCAGTTGGGGGTGCCCCAGTCCCTGAGCGGTTTCAAAACCAACCTTAAAACATACCTTTATAGGAAAGCTTTCCTTCAGCTGTAAGCCCCCCACCCACTGTCTCTCCTGTGTCAGTATGTCCTCGTAGTGTTGTctcttcatttatttcttctttttttgctgtACATTTTAGATCTTTTCTGTAGAGTTTTGAGATTTTATGCTAAATTAAAGGCGCATTATAAATTTCAAGTAttacaatgataataatgatatgtGCCTGTGATCAAATTCAGCCAGCATGTCGCCAACATTCCAGAAATTGTGGCGCATAGTAGTGGATAAATTCATCAAAATATTAATGGGTCATTCCGTgaaatcaaccagaggtgtgggaTTTGACCACTACAATTTTGCTcgaactttgtgtaaatgtttttttatctaTTTAATAAAGAATATCCATTAATAAACCATTAGCCTCATGGATTTGTCGTTCTAGAGGTATTATCTTATATTAGCAGTTGGGTGGTACCTAAAAAGTCACTTGAGGGAAAAACATGTCACACACAATTTTCTGTCTACTTTCTGATTAGTGAGGTCCTGTTTCAACCGATCAAAATATGCAAATGCATTACAGTATCACTGTTAGAACAGGGGAGCAGTTAATCTAATCTTTGAAGTCGCATGAAGGAGAACACATTTAATTAGCCCTGTTCCAGTAGGGCCTGATAAGACGCGTTTCCTTCACCACTCAGATACTTACGCTTTTTGGTGAATTTGGCGGTGACCTCGACGTGGTAAGTTTTCATTCACAGCTGACCTGTGTCATCTGTGGGGTCTACAAAGTCATCCACCTAGTGGTTCTGATGTAGTAAGCCATCTAATATTGGGAGGAAAAAAGCCAAGTGCCATGATTTAGCATTTATGAATGACCATAACTTTTTGTCTGAGTGGTATTGTGAAAATCGGAATTGATCATTAGAAAATAGGCAGAATTGTCAGACTACACGTTTTCAGGCTTTTCCCAGCTGATGCCAAAGATATAGTGCTCCAAAATCCCAATTTCCTCACAGGAGTGACCTTTTGGGTACCGCCCATCTCTAGAacgacaaatccaatgaggctaatgttttggatttggtattttattgaatatatagaGCAAAGTTTGAGCCGACTTCAACTCCCACACCTGTGGTTGATTTTTCACGGAATGACCCTAATCCACTTATGACACTGAACTTCATATGGATACTGTGGCTTTGAATtataccttttaaaaaaaaatatattaataatatatatttttttgctttccaGGAAGAGAACTGACTTCAAATAACAATGGGTTAGTATTATTCCATTTAAAAACACTCATCTCTACAGAAAGGAGGGGCTCTATTTGAGAAGAGAAGTGACCTTAAACAACTatatattgcatttaaaaaaaggcttaaATCAGAGCAATTGTTAGTAATAAGTAAATACTCTTGATCCATTTAGTTGATTGACACGTCAAGCAAAAACTGTATATCCTAGTGTGGTGCTGATGTTTAAAATCAGTCCACTGTCATGACTTCTGTGATGAGTCAAGCCCTTTGCATAGCTTGTTGGCAGATTTTTTGCATTCCGCCAGGGTTTTAATGGACTGTGATGTAATTGCAACTTTCAGATGGTGAGGAGAAGACCTACGGTGGCTGTGAAGGGCCAGATGCCATGTATGTCAAACTGATCTCCTCAGATGGCCATGAATTCATTGTGAAGAGAGAACACGCCCTGACGTCTGGCACTATCAAAGCTATGCTGAGCGGTCCAGGTAATCAGCCAGATCTGActcattttctttatatattatttaaatatctctTTGTCTCTTAAATTCCTCTTGCCATTATTTTAATcttgtgcattgtttttttttcattttgtgattGGTGATGCTGGAAAGGTTTTGTGCAAAtaaaaagtctttattataCTGATGCTCATGCGGCTTAGTAGCCTTTtgctaacattttattttatttgtccatCTTTTGACCAGGCCAGTTTGCTGAAAATGAAACCAATGAAGTGAATTTCCGGGAGATTCCATCTCACGTCCTGTCAAAAGTGTGCATGTACTTCACCTACAAAGTCCGCTACACCAACAGTTCAACAGAAATCCCAGAGTTCCCCATCGCTCCGGAGATAGCGCTTGAGCTGCTGATGGCTGCAAACTTCTTGGATTGTTGAGAATAGCAATACACAATATCACAAGCTTAACATTTTAGGATTTATTCTCcattcatgttctttttttgtatttatcttttttgCCCTAGAAATAGTAGTATGATGTTGTTTGCTGTGTAAattctgaattattttattttttattgtttttcttccATACAAGGTTGCCTGTTCCCCTCTAATGCTGCATTACTATTATTGCAGTCAAGACTTTTATTTTGGTATAATAAAATGATTTGGCTGCCACCTTGTTTGTTGCTGAATGTCTAGACATCTGTCTCCTGAATCTGTCTTAAAAGAGCACAATTGATGTGCACAATGTAACCGCATTATCGcaagcatttgtttttgtttataaataaatattgattatCAAACCGGACACCAATGTTTTCATTTAGTGGGTGAGATGTGTATCTTCCCAAGAGGCTCAATTTGGTTGATGAATTGGCTATAAACTGCAGGACATCTTGGTTCAATGTCAGAATGAGTAGTAAAAGTCAATGTTAGTGAAGAAAGACACCTTGAAAAAACATTGGAATATTGCAACCTATATTGTGAGTGCTATTATCCATATGGGAATTGAATATTACTTTTGATGGAGGAATTCACTCATATCACAAGaccatatttcatttaattattaaaagaACACAATCTAATTATTTTAGATTGGAAAGGGAAATGAAGATCGAATTAGAGttcctttctgtttttatctgtgtatttatttgtaaggGACAGTGATAGAACGCTGACATACTTGCTGGGCacagtgtatatgtatatagcTACACTTGTGTTCAAGAAaacagcagtacaacatcagtaacctgatgaaccacttaTTAGTAGtggtgatatttctgcatggcaaatactttacttgtagataaTAGAAAGttgtagtgtaatagaaaaatgacagacccaactgtcatgacatgcatgctgcttgtttTGAATAATGGacacattcattgaaagggatgtgttcaaaataatagcagtggagtttaattagagaatgaattaattctgtgaaaaacagGTGTCAATTTTTCcattattaaggaagaagggaagcaaatgtttcacacattgttataaaatatatttccttctaaattgctaagtaaaatgggccactccaaacattgttcagaggaacagcgtcatttgattaaaaagttgattggagaggggaaaacgtataaagaagtgcagcaaattataggatgctaagctaaaatgatcaaaatggcaacaaaaacccgaaacaagcggaagaaaacaagcgactactgttaaaacggatctaagaatagtcagaatggcaaagattcagtcattcatcagctccagaaagatcaaagatgattacaattacctgtaagtgctgttacagtcagaagacgtttgatctaAGCTATCAggaagaagcccccgtaaagcaccattgttgaaaaaagggcatatGTAGAATCGGttatgagagtaaaattgttttgttttcaggtctagtggtcgtcgGCAGTACGTCCGACGACTcccaggtactgaattcaagccacagtacactgtgaagtctaaaataaataaaaaaataaaaataaatgaagcatggtggcgcaaaaatggTATGGggtgtttttcatactacgtttttggttcgtataccagggatcatggatcagtttgaatacatcaaaatacttaaagagattatgttgccgtatgccgaagaggaaacgcccctgaaatgtgtatttcaacaagacaacgaccgcaCACACGTgagtaagcaagcaacatcttggttccagacaaaaaggattgaggtaatggagtggccagctcaatccccgacatcaaccccattgaaaaactgtggggtgacattaaaaatgcagtttatgaagcaaaacccaaaaattcactggaactgtggaatgtagttcattaatcctgggctgaaatacctatTTCTAgttgccagaagttggttgactcgatgcaacgcagacgcgcagcagttatcaaaaacaatcgttatgcaactaaatattagttcagtaatttaaagtgaagttaagttttttttttaacagattaatattcattttctttgcttcctgtaatttggaattgaatgtgtaatgtttccgctacattttaaatattgaactaaaagctattaaaaattaaaaatattttcactttattcactttttttaacgcactgctatttatttgaacacaactgtatgtacATACTTTTGAAAGGGAACATGTTTTTCTGACTTGCACTGGTGTTTTCCTCAGCCCAGTCAATATAGGCTACCCAAAGCGCCAGAAAATGCCAAAGGGAGATTGAAGGGGAAATGtgggttttaaaaaaactgacACGATAAAGACATATAGCCAGGATTCTCGAAGCTGGTGGTCGTTCCTAACAGAAAAAACAACGAAACACTTTTTGGACCAGAAAGGGGGACCAGTAGAGGTCGCTATCGTCTTATTCATATGGCAAGCAGACATGCGATTCCAGTGAGGGTGGTACTATTGCAACCACCGAACTATCAGAACCATGAACCACTGGTGACACGGGAGGCCAAGCCGAACTGGTTTAGTTATGCAGTAGATTAGGAGGGGTAGCAACAGCTTACTGGCAACAGCTTACATTAATGCGCTTCAATTATTTGATAATaggattttaaatgtattcgAGCGTTATAAATCATAATGCGTGGTTTGTAGTATACATACAAAAGGGGCATTATACATCGTAATAACAGTTTAACCGTTTTTACCAATATGGAAATTGATGACTAGGTTCGCGGGTGAAAATCGATTGTGATGCATTGTTCAAATacttaatataaatataaaataaaattccaaaTATTTTCAGCTTTAGATTGAGAAAGTGCAGTTAACCAGTGGTTCAAGGTGtaagttttatttcattaactgAACTAGAGCTACGTCACGAGCGCCCGGATGGACCACGTGATGTTGTGACGTTTCGTTGGATCTGCGTCTCCTACCCTGGTGCAGGGGGTACCAACATGGCGTCGATGCAGGTAAGTGTCCAACTGAAGCGCAAAGCTCTTTATTcaagtgttttattttcccttttaCTGTGTTCATATCGCTCACATCAGAGCATACAGAGACTTTAACATACGAATCCaggcatatatatatagtattggAATGGAAACAGCACAAAGGGAGCGAGTTGGTTGATATTGAGTGGCCGGAGAGGGACTGTTTGGTGCCTGGAGGCTGAAATGAGGGCAATCCGGTCTGCCTGCGCAGGTGATGCCGAGAACAGTACCTGGAACTCGGTGTACAGGAACTCCCACAGGGATGACTACTAGCACGGCTAACTAGATCACGCCAGCCAGCTTTGTTACGGTTGTTGAAGCGCTGTCGAAACATGTAACCAGTTCGCAGGCTACCCCTGCCATCATAACAAAAACCAGTCGGTCAACAATCAGCTGAGCTGGCTGGTTGACTCGCTGGCTATCAGGAAAGCTAAACTCATGCAACAACAGCCAGCTTGCTAGCCAATTTAACATGGTTATCCGGACCGATGTCAAAACGGTACTGGCGAAGTACCCCGCATGAAGTGttgatttctgttttggctTGACACGTTAACATAGTAGACTGTATTAGTACTAAGTTAGCTAGTATGGTAACTAACTAATGGGTATCTACGCTAAGTTAGTTAACACTGAGGTGAATGTGCTTGGAATGGTTGTTTGACTAAACGGTagcattagctaacgttattagCTTCAGGGAAATGCCCTCTAATGCTGTCATTGTAGTGGGTGGGCGATGATGAAGGCGAAAGTGGTGGAAAATCTTAATTTTTGAATTTTTCGTAGTAAGTTCGCTGATGTCAGGCACAGAAGCATGTACTGAATCTATACCTCTATGTTTCTGATTATTTTAACTTGCCTGCCTGGCTTAATGTTGTTAAGCAACATTATAGAGTTTAGTATCTGGCTGGAAACTGATTTCAATTGATAAAGGAGATGAATACCTCTTATATAAGTTATATAAACTTTAACTCGAATTTTCCATTACGTTTGTATTCCAGCCTGTTAATTAAattgctagctaacttagctaaagTCAGCTACTGCGCAGTCATCGGGTAACGTTAAACTCTAGCTAAATTCAATGAATCCGTCTAAATTAAACAGTTCAGCCATAACGAAAATAAATTCCTcagatattaaaatattacactTTCTTTTTACTCGAGATCGAAGCTCGACATCTTGTCTAATCAGGCTTGTTAAACGTACTTAAGTTAATTAGAAACTGGGTACTGTACCCTACTGCTACGCTGATGATTTTAGCATTTCTCCGTCC encodes the following:
- the tmem70 gene encoding transmembrane protein 70, mitochondrial isoform X1, whose amino-acid sequence is MFCLYITRGVQSTLKSRPILTQSRHIGKVICPVSKIHRTNASPVSGTKSSYACVLLKYQGSLLQVTRRPFFNNVSINKQVQSSPVHKALRCFCSSSSSNSEEGTLIYSGSLAKAVLGVKLFSYSTSIFSMCVMPQVLLKTGFGVQSLALQVAVCGTIGLFTFITPVLLHLLSKGYVVRLYHNHEMDTYTAVTYNALLAEKKTVFHQSQVSVPGVSKMFTTFYANRRSMLVNPELFALPHDYNHLMGYDKPFSFDLDKFEEQERSKQD
- the elocb gene encoding elongin C paralog b; translation: MDGEEKTYGGCEGPDAMYVKLISSDGHEFIVKREHALTSGTIKAMLSGPGQFAENETNEVNFREIPSHVLSKVCMYFTYKVRYTNSSTEIPEFPIAPEIALELLMAANFLDC
- the tmem70 gene encoding transmembrane protein 70, mitochondrial isoform X2, translated to MFCLYITRGVQSTLKSRPILTQSRHIGKVICPVSKIHRTNASPVSGTKSSYACVLLKYQGSLLQVTRRPFFNNVSINKVQSSPVHKALRCFCSSSSSNSEEGTLIYSGSLAKAVLGVKLFSYSTSIFSMCVMPQVLLKTGFGVQSLALQVAVCGTIGLFTFITPVLLHLLSKGYVVRLYHNHEMDTYTAVTYNALLAEKKTVFHQSQVSVPGVSKMFTTFYANRRSMLVNPELFALPHDYNHLMGYDKPFSFDLDKFEEQERSKQD